In Quercus lobata isolate SW786 chromosome 12, ValleyOak3.0 Primary Assembly, whole genome shotgun sequence, a genomic segment contains:
- the LOC115970723 gene encoding pentatricopeptide repeat-containing protein At1g20230: MTKQQQALRNVLDKFPHSNINIILQCLSSTTTTTCHARQAHAHILKTGLSNHANLTTKLLSLYANNHCFHEAALILDSVSDPNVFTFSNLIHAYSKLSRFADALRLFSRMISHARLLPDAHVFPSVFKACAGLRAFKLGQQVHSFASVSGFAFDSLVQSSLLHLYLKCDRLRDAHNLFDKIAQRDVVTWSALIASYSRRGCIHEVEQLFYEMRSMGVEPNLVSWNGMIAGFNHSGSYNEAVFMFQKMHFEGFQPDGSSISSVLPAIGNLEDLVLGIQIHGYVIKQGFNSDKCVVTALINMYGKCACTLEMSQVFHEINEMDIGACNAFITGLSRNGQVNNALEVFRQFKGQGMELNVISWTSMIGSCSQNGKDMEALELFREMQIVGVKPNSVTIPCLLPACGNIAALMHGKAAHCFSLRRGFSNDVYVGSALIDMYANCGKIQLSRLCFEKMPTKNLVCWNAIMGGYAMHGKAKETMETFNLMQTNGKKPDFISFTCVLSACSQNGLTEEGWYYFNSISQEHDMEARMEHYACMVTLLGRVGKLEEAYSMIKTMPFEPDACVWGALLSSCRVHSNVTLGEIAARELFKLEPSNPGNYILLSNIYASEGKWIEVDKVRNMMKSLGLRKNPGCSWIELKNKVHMLLAGDKSHPQIDQIIEKLDKLSMEMKKLGYSPNTDFVLQDVEEQDKEQILCGHSEKLAVVFGLLNTSPGSPLRVIKNLRICGDCHAVIKFISNFEGREISVRDTNRFHHFKDGVCSCGDYW, translated from the coding sequence ATGACGAAGCAGCAGCAAGCTCTGAGGAATGTGTTGGACAAATTTCCccattcaaatataaatataatccTCCAATGCCTCAGTTCGACTACTACTACTACATGCCATGCACGACAGGCTCATGCCCACATCCTCAAAACTGGCCTATCCAACCATGCTAATCTCACCACCAAGCTCCTCTCTCTCTACGCCAACAACCATTGCTTCCATGAAGCCGCCCTCATCCTTGACTCCGTCTCCGACCCCAACGTCTTTACCTTCTCTAATCTCATCCATGCCTATTCAAAACTCAGTCGCTTTGCTGATGCGCTCCGACTTTTTTCTCGTATGATATCTCATGCCCGCCTTCTGCCTGATGCTCATGTTTTCCCTAGTGTCTTCAAGGCTTGTGCTGGACTACGGGCCTTCAAACTCGGCCAACAGGTTCATAGCTTTGCATCCGTATCTGGGTTTGCTTTTGATTCTCTTGTCCAATCCTCTTTGCTTCATCTCTATCTCAAATGTGACCGTCTTAGAGATGCCCACaatttgtttgataaaattGCCCAACGGGATGTTGTTACATGGAGTGCTTTGATTGCTAGTTATTCAAGACGTGGATGCATACATGAGGTGGAACAGCTCTTTTATGAGATGAGGTCTATGGGCGTGGAACCCAACTTAGTGTCTTGGAATGGTATGATTGCCGGTTTTAACCATAGTGGGTCATATAATGAGGCGGTTTTCATGTTccaaaaaatgcattttgaaggCTTCCAGCCTGATGGGTCTAGTATTTCTAGTGTTCTGCCGGCTATAGGAAACCTAGAGGATTTAGTTTTGGGGATCCAAATTCATGGTTATGTGATCAAGCAGGGTTTCAATTCGGACAAGTGTGTGGTCACCGCACTTATCAATATGTATGGCAAGTGTGCCTGCACCTTAGAAATGTCACAAGTTTTTCATGAAATAAATGAGATGGACATAGGTGCTTGCAATGCATTCATTACAGGTCTCTCGCGAAATGGTCAAGTTAACAATGCACTGGAGGTATTCCGGCAATTCAAAGGCCAAGGGATGGAATTGAATGTTATTTCTTGGACATCAATGATCGGCAGTTGTTCTCAAAATGGGAAAGACATGGAAGCTTTAGAACTTTTCAGAGAGATGCAAATTGTGGGAGTGAAGCCAAACTCCGTGACAATTCCTTGCTTGCTTCCAGCTTGTGGCAATATTGCGGCACTAATGCATGGGAAGGCAGCCCATTGCTTCTCTCTTAGAAGGGGATTCTCTAATGATGTGTATGTAGGTAGTGCATTAATTGACATGTATGCAAACTGTGGAAAAATCCAGTTGTCTCGgctttgttttgagaaaatgccCACAAAAAATTTGGTGTGCTGGAATGCAATTATGGGTGGATATGCAATGCACGGCAAGGCTAAGGAAACTATGGAAACATTCAACTTGATGCAGACTAATGGAAAGAAGCCTGATTTTATCAGCTTCACTTGTGTATTATCTGCATGCAGCCAGAATGGCCTAACTGAAGAAGGGTGGTATTACTTTAATAGCATCTCACAAGAGCATGATATGGAAGCTAGGATGGAGCATTATGCTTGCATGGTAACGCTTCTTGGTCGGGTTGGAAAACTTGAAGAGGCTTATTCTATGATTAAGACTATGCCTTTTGAACCTGACGCTTGTGTTTGGGGAGCTTTACTTAGTTCTTGTAGAGTTCACAGTAACGTGACTTTAGGTGAGATTGCTGCCAGAGAACTCTTTAAGTTAGAACCAAGCAATCCAGGGAATTACATACTTCTATCAAACATTTATGCTTCCGAGGGCAAGTGGATTGAAGTGGATAAAGTGAGGAATATGATGAAGAGTTTAGGTTTGAGGAAGAATCCTGGCTGCAGTTGGATTGAGTTAAAGAACAAGGTACACATGCTACTTGCAGGAGACAAGTCACATCCTCAAATAGACCAAATTATTGAAAAGTTGGATAAATTGAGCATGGAGATGAAAAAATTAGGTTACTCTCCTAATACTGACTTTGTTCTCCAAGATGTGGAGGAACAGGACAAGGAGCAGATTTTATGTGGGCACAGTGAGAAGTTAGCAGTagtttttgggcttttgaaCACTAGTCCAGGTTCTCCTCTTCGGGTCATTAAGAATCTCAGAATATGTGGTGACTGCCATGCTGTTATAAAATTTATCTCCAACTTTGAAGGGAGGGAGATTTCTGTAAGGGACACAAATCGGTTTCATCATTTCAAAGATGGAGTTTGTTCTTGTGGGGATTATTGGTAG
- the LOC115971367 gene encoding secretory carrier-associated membrane protein 4, which produces MNRHHDPNPFDEEEVVNPFSNGAAGPRSKPHISPLGSETLGFGQKYDATVDIPLDTLNDSKSKEKELASWEADLKRREKEIKRREDAVAKVGVPNDGRNWPPFFPIIHHDIANEIPVHAQRLQYLAFASWLGIVLCLVFNVIAVIACWIKGGGVKIFFLATIYALLGCPLSYVLWYRPLYRAMRTDSALNFSWFFLFYLLHIGFCIFAAIAPPIVFHGKSLTGILAAIDVFSDHALIGIFYLVGFGLFCLESLLSLWVLQKIYMYFRGSK; this is translated from the exons ATGAATCGGCACCACGACCCGAATCCGTTTGACGAGGAAGAAGTGGTTAATCCTTTCTCG AATGGAGCTGCTGGTCCCAGATCAAAACCACACATTTCACCTTTGGGATCTGAAACCCTAGGCTTTGGGCAGAAATATGATGCAACGGTGGATATACCATTGGATACATTGAAT GATTCTAAGAGCAAAGAGAAAGAGCTTGCATCTTGGGAAGCAGATCTCAAAAGGAGGGAAAAG GAAATAAAGCGGAGAGAAGATGCTGTTGCTAAAG tTGGTGTTCCCAATGATGGTCGAAATTGGCCTCCATTTTTCCCCATAATTCATCATGATATAGCCAACGAAATACCAGTCCATGCACAAAGGCTGCAATATTTGGCTTTTGCAAGTTGGTTAG GTATAGTTCTTTGTCTTGTTTTTAATGTAATCGCTGTGATTGCATGCTGGATCAAAGGCGGGG gtgtcaaaatttttttccttgcaaCAATCTATGCTCTACTTGGATGCCCCCTTTCGTATGTGCTGTGGTATCGGCCTCTCTATCGTGCTATGAG GACAGACAGTGCCTTGAATTTCAGCTGGTTTTTCTTGTTCTATCTG CTTCATAtcggtttttgtatttttgctgCTATTGCACCCCCGATCGTCTTTCATGGGAAGTCATTGAC GGGAATCCTTGCAGCAATTGATGTCTTCTCTGACCATGCATTGATTGGG ATATTCTACTTAGTTGGCTTTGGCTTGTTTTGCTTGGAGTCACTTCTAAGCTTATGGGTACTTCAG AAAATCTACATGTACTTCAGGGGGAGCAAGTGA